One window of Acropora palmata chromosome 1, jaAcrPala1.3, whole genome shotgun sequence genomic DNA carries:
- the LOC141886877 gene encoding insulin gene enhancer protein ISL-1-like isoform X1 produces the protein MKGLETKMEAVTSKEKRRISMCVGCGSQIQDQYILRVAPDLEWHAGCLKCADCHTYLDETCTCFVRDGKTYCKRDYVRLFGTKCAKCSRSVTKNDFVMRAKNQIYHIECFRCLACSRQLVPGDEYVLREPDGLFCKEDNEIVERAAQTAHARASQRSSSQSSTHSSVPAEESPTRRGKSSEKTTRVRTVLNEKQLHTLRTCYAANPRPDAMMKEQLVEMTGLSPRVIRVWFQNKRCKDKKKSMMLNKTSSHHQHQGPGSDDGQSPTGSSPNALPNRSLPPSAISGVQVFAPSLTPPGLRPPPPDVPMGDLSGYQPWKALNEFAMHSDMDQGPFQQLVQFSEQAPHMVSRTHEGIGAN, from the exons AAAAGCGTCGAATATCCATGTGTGTCGGCTGCGGCTCCCAGATCCAAGACCAGTACATTCTTCGCGTTGCTCCAGACCTTGAATGGCACGCGGGCTGCCTCAAATGTGCCGATTGCCACACATATCTGGACGAGACTTGTACGTGTTTTGTGCGAGACGGAAAGACCTATTGCAAGCGTGATTACGTTAG GTTATTTGGAACAAAATGCGCCAAGTGCTCTAGATCGGTAACCAAGAATGATTTCGTGATGAGAGCGAAGAATCAAATCTATCACATTGAATGTTTTCGCTGCTTGGCCTGCAGCAGACAACTTGTACCCGGAGACGAATACGTCCTTCGTGAACCCGATGGATTGTTTTGTAAAGAAGACAATGAAATCGTAGAGAGAGCCGCTCAAACCGCTCACGCCAGAGCAAGCCAACGGTCTTCATCTCAGTCATCAA CTCACTCTAGCGTCCCGGCCGAAGAATCACCGACACGGCGCGGCAAATCGTCAGAGAAAACGACTAGGGTACGGACAGTTCTTAACGAGAAACAGTTACACACACTGCGAACGTGCTACGCCGCGAATCCGCGACCAGACGCGATGATGAAGGAGCAACTCGTCGAAATGACAGGGTTGAGTCCTCGAGTAATACGCGTGTGGTTTCAAAATAAGCGCTGCAAGGACAAAAAGAAATCCATGATGTTGAACAAAACGTCTTCGCATCATCAACACCAAGGGCCCGGCTCGGACGACGGACAG AGTCCAACAGGGAGCTCACCGAACGCTCTTCCAAACCGCTCGCTACCGCCGTCAGCTATTTCGGGTGTTCAAGTTTTTGCTCCAAGTCTTACGCCGCCCGGTCTCAGACCGCCACCACCTGACGTTCCAATGGGAGACCTGTCCGGCTATCAACCTTGGAAAGCCCTGAACGAATTCGCCATGCATAGTGATATGGATCAAGGCCCTTTCCAGCAATTG GTACAGTTTTCAGAGCAGGCCCCGCATATGGTGTCACGAACGCATGAAGGGATAGGAGCGAATTGA
- the LOC141886877 gene encoding insulin gene enhancer protein ISL-1-like isoform X2, whose product MNTDRKGDQVSTRREKRRISMCVGCGSQIQDQYILRVAPDLEWHAGCLKCADCHTYLDETCTCFVRDGKTYCKRDYVRLFGTKCAKCSRSVTKNDFVMRAKNQIYHIECFRCLACSRQLVPGDEYVLREPDGLFCKEDNEIVERAAQTAHARASQRSSSQSSTHSSVPAEESPTRRGKSSEKTTRVRTVLNEKQLHTLRTCYAANPRPDAMMKEQLVEMTGLSPRVIRVWFQNKRCKDKKKSMMLNKTSSHHQHQGPGSDDGQSPTGSSPNALPNRSLPPSAISGVQVFAPSLTPPGLRPPPPDVPMGDLSGYQPWKALNEFAMHSDMDQGPFQQLVQFSEQAPHMVSRTHEGIGAN is encoded by the exons AAAAGCGTCGAATATCCATGTGTGTCGGCTGCGGCTCCCAGATCCAAGACCAGTACATTCTTCGCGTTGCTCCAGACCTTGAATGGCACGCGGGCTGCCTCAAATGTGCCGATTGCCACACATATCTGGACGAGACTTGTACGTGTTTTGTGCGAGACGGAAAGACCTATTGCAAGCGTGATTACGTTAG GTTATTTGGAACAAAATGCGCCAAGTGCTCTAGATCGGTAACCAAGAATGATTTCGTGATGAGAGCGAAGAATCAAATCTATCACATTGAATGTTTTCGCTGCTTGGCCTGCAGCAGACAACTTGTACCCGGAGACGAATACGTCCTTCGTGAACCCGATGGATTGTTTTGTAAAGAAGACAATGAAATCGTAGAGAGAGCCGCTCAAACCGCTCACGCCAGAGCAAGCCAACGGTCTTCATCTCAGTCATCAA CTCACTCTAGCGTCCCGGCCGAAGAATCACCGACACGGCGCGGCAAATCGTCAGAGAAAACGACTAGGGTACGGACAGTTCTTAACGAGAAACAGTTACACACACTGCGAACGTGCTACGCCGCGAATCCGCGACCAGACGCGATGATGAAGGAGCAACTCGTCGAAATGACAGGGTTGAGTCCTCGAGTAATACGCGTGTGGTTTCAAAATAAGCGCTGCAAGGACAAAAAGAAATCCATGATGTTGAACAAAACGTCTTCGCATCATCAACACCAAGGGCCCGGCTCGGACGACGGACAG AGTCCAACAGGGAGCTCACCGAACGCTCTTCCAAACCGCTCGCTACCGCCGTCAGCTATTTCGGGTGTTCAAGTTTTTGCTCCAAGTCTTACGCCGCCCGGTCTCAGACCGCCACCACCTGACGTTCCAATGGGAGACCTGTCCGGCTATCAACCTTGGAAAGCCCTGAACGAATTCGCCATGCATAGTGATATGGATCAAGGCCCTTTCCAGCAATTG GTACAGTTTTCAGAGCAGGCCCCGCATATGGTGTCACGAACGCATGAAGGGATAGGAGCGAATTGA
- the LOC141886877 gene encoding insulin gene enhancer protein ISL-1-like isoform X3 codes for MSEQELQQKRRISMCVGCGSQIQDQYILRVAPDLEWHAGCLKCADCHTYLDETCTCFVRDGKTYCKRDYVRLFGTKCAKCSRSVTKNDFVMRAKNQIYHIECFRCLACSRQLVPGDEYVLREPDGLFCKEDNEIVERAAQTAHARASQRSSSQSSTHSSVPAEESPTRRGKSSEKTTRVRTVLNEKQLHTLRTCYAANPRPDAMMKEQLVEMTGLSPRVIRVWFQNKRCKDKKKSMMLNKTSSHHQHQGPGSDDGQSPTGSSPNALPNRSLPPSAISGVQVFAPSLTPPGLRPPPPDVPMGDLSGYQPWKALNEFAMHSDMDQGPFQQLVQFSEQAPHMVSRTHEGIGAN; via the exons ATGAGCGAGCAGGAGCTTCAGC AAAAGCGTCGAATATCCATGTGTGTCGGCTGCGGCTCCCAGATCCAAGACCAGTACATTCTTCGCGTTGCTCCAGACCTTGAATGGCACGCGGGCTGCCTCAAATGTGCCGATTGCCACACATATCTGGACGAGACTTGTACGTGTTTTGTGCGAGACGGAAAGACCTATTGCAAGCGTGATTACGTTAG GTTATTTGGAACAAAATGCGCCAAGTGCTCTAGATCGGTAACCAAGAATGATTTCGTGATGAGAGCGAAGAATCAAATCTATCACATTGAATGTTTTCGCTGCTTGGCCTGCAGCAGACAACTTGTACCCGGAGACGAATACGTCCTTCGTGAACCCGATGGATTGTTTTGTAAAGAAGACAATGAAATCGTAGAGAGAGCCGCTCAAACCGCTCACGCCAGAGCAAGCCAACGGTCTTCATCTCAGTCATCAA CTCACTCTAGCGTCCCGGCCGAAGAATCACCGACACGGCGCGGCAAATCGTCAGAGAAAACGACTAGGGTACGGACAGTTCTTAACGAGAAACAGTTACACACACTGCGAACGTGCTACGCCGCGAATCCGCGACCAGACGCGATGATGAAGGAGCAACTCGTCGAAATGACAGGGTTGAGTCCTCGAGTAATACGCGTGTGGTTTCAAAATAAGCGCTGCAAGGACAAAAAGAAATCCATGATGTTGAACAAAACGTCTTCGCATCATCAACACCAAGGGCCCGGCTCGGACGACGGACAG AGTCCAACAGGGAGCTCACCGAACGCTCTTCCAAACCGCTCGCTACCGCCGTCAGCTATTTCGGGTGTTCAAGTTTTTGCTCCAAGTCTTACGCCGCCCGGTCTCAGACCGCCACCACCTGACGTTCCAATGGGAGACCTGTCCGGCTATCAACCTTGGAAAGCCCTGAACGAATTCGCCATGCATAGTGATATGGATCAAGGCCCTTTCCAGCAATTG GTACAGTTTTCAGAGCAGGCCCCGCATATGGTGTCACGAACGCATGAAGGGATAGGAGCGAATTGA